Proteins encoded in a region of the Zea mays cultivar B73 chromosome 4, Zm-B73-REFERENCE-NAM-5.0, whole genome shotgun sequence genome:
- the LOC100272679 gene encoding uncharacterized protein LOC100272679 precursor → MEPRSAIYRSGAFLLLAAILAEVVIPASAIGDKCAACKAVAAELEIGISSEKPRNHLDLRNRLNSKGQREGKVIDYRVSELRVVELLDGLCDKMQDYTLKKLESGEKGWVKVTDWNSFQTENKAAARAHSKKLSTFCGRLLEETEDELSEWIKTTSTESEYVSKALCEDISKHCRSTSATIQIDDEL, encoded by the exons ATGGAGCCGAGATCTGCAATCTACAGATCCGGCGCCTTCCTTCTCCTCGCCGCCATCCTTGCGGAGGTCGTCATCCCTGCATCCGCCATCGGAGACAAGTGCGCCGCCTGCAAGGCCGTTGCT GCGGAGCTAGAGATTGGAATTTCGAGT GAGAAGCCGAGAAATCACTTGGACTTGCGCAACCGCTTAAATTCTAAAGGCCAGAGGGAGGGGAAGGTCATTGATTATAG GGTCAGTGAGCTTCGGGTTGTGGAACTTCTGGATGGCCTATGCGATAAGATGCAAGATTATACCTTAAAGAAG TTGGAATCAGGCGAAAAGGGATGGGTTAAAGTAACAGACTGGAATAGCTTTCAAACTG AAAATAAGGCAGCAGCAAGAGCTCACTCCAAAAAATTGTCCACCTTCTGTGGAAG GCTACTGGAGGAAACGGAGGATGAG CTCTCTGAGTGGATCAAAACAACCTCCACAGAATCAGAATATGTAAGCAAGGCCCTTTGTGAAGATATTAGCAAACACTGCCGATCTACAAG TGCTACCATCCAGATTGATGATGAGCTATGA
- the LOC100280731 gene encoding serine/threonine-protein kinase Cx32 → MGNICGGSGKDRVAEDFRPSSPGTTMTSKTSGSITTSLSTTGKLSSVGSSFMASASSRSTSGGFDEGAKYSDGQILEAPNLRTFTFVELKTATKNFRPDSVLGEGGFGRVYKGWVDEKTMAPTRNSTGMVVAVKKLNSESMQGFEEWQSEINFLGRLSHPNLVKLLGYCWEDKELLLVYEFMAKGSLENHLFRRGCAPLSWELRLKIAIGAARGLAFLHASEKQVIYRDFKASNILLDANYNAKLSDFGLAKLGPTGSNSHITTRVMGTYGYAAPEYVATGHLYVKSDVYGFGVVMLEMLSGQRALDPNRPSGQLSLADWAKPYLADRRRLARLMDPRFEGQYNSRQAFQAAQLTLGCLAGDPRSRPSMKEVVETLERVEAVKSRARGGGSGSGSGRAGAAAHHRSPRVGGGARAASRPAANGHNARPAR, encoded by the exons ATGGGGAACATCTGCGGTGGCTCCGGGAAGGATCGGGTGGCCGAGGATTTCAGGCCGTCTAGCCCAG GGACAACAATGACCTCCAAGACGAGCGGCAGCATAACCACCAGCCTGAGCACCACGGGGAAGCTCTCCTCCGTGGGCAGCAGCTTCATGGCGTCCGCCAGCAGCCGCAGCACCAGCGGCGGGTTCGACGAGGGGGCCAAGTACTCCGACGGCCAGATCCTCGAGGCGCCCAACCTCCGCACCTTCACATTCGTAGAGCTCAAGACGGCCACCAAGAACTTCCGGCCGGACAGCGTCCTTGGCGAAGGAGGGTTCGGGAGAGTCTACAAAGGGTGGGTGGATGAGAAGACCATGGCGCCGACCAGGAACAGCACCGGCATGGTTGTTGCGGTCAAGAAGCTCAACTCGGAGAGCATGCAGGGGTTTGAGGAATGGCAG TCGGAGATAAATTTTCTAGGAAGGCTCTCCCATCCGAACCTAGTGAAGCTCTTGGGCTACTGTTGGGAGGACAAGGAACTTCTTCTCGTGTACGAATTCATGGCCAAAGGGAGCTTGGAAAACCACCTATTCAGGA GAGGATGTGCCCCCCTGTCCTGGGAGCTGAGGCTGAAGATAGCCATTGGTGCAGCTCGAGGACTCGCGTTCTTGCATGCATCGGAAAAACAAGTAATCTACCGTGATTTCAAGGCGTCTAACATCCTTTTAGACGCG AACTATAACGCAAAGCTCTCTGATTTCGGCCTTGCTAAGCTGGGGCCAACTGGTAGCAACTCGCACATCACAACCAGGGTGATGGGGACATATGGGTATGCAGCTCCAGAGTACGTAGCCACCG GGCATCTGTACGTGAAGAGCGACGTGTACGGTTTCGGCGTGGTGATGCTGGAGATGCTGTCGGGGCAGCGAGCGCTGGACCCGAACCGGCCGAGCGGGCAGCTGAGCCTGGCCGACTGGGCGAAGCCGTACCTGGCGGACCGCCGGAGGCTGGCGCGGCTCATGGACCCGCGGTTCGAGGGCCAGTACAACTCCAggcaggcgttccaggcggcgcagCTGACGCTCGGCTGCCTGGCCGGCGACCCCCGCAGCCGGCCCTCGAtgaaggaggtggtggagacGCTGGAGCGGGTGGAGGCGGTGAAGagccgggcgcgcggcggcgggtccGGGTCCGGGTCTGGCCGCGCCGGTGCCGCGGCGCACCACCGGTCGCCgcgcgtcggtggcggtgcccgTGCCGCGTCCAGGCCCGCCGCCAACGGCCACAACGCCAGGCCCGCGCGATGA
- the LOC100280731 gene encoding serine/threonine-protein kinase Cx32 isoform X1 produces the protein MTSKTSGSITTSLSTTGKLSSVGSSFMASASSRSTSGGFDEGAKYSDGQILEAPNLRTFTFVELKTATKNFRPDSVLGEGGFGRVYKGWVDEKTMAPTRNSTGMVVAVKKLNSESMQGFEEWQSEINFLGRLSHPNLVKLLGYCWEDKELLLVYEFMAKGSLENHLFRRGCAPLSWELRLKIAIGAARGLAFLHASEKQVIYRDFKASNILLDANYNAKLSDFGLAKLGPTGSNSHITTRVMGTYGYAAPEYVATGHLYVKSDVYGFGVVMLEMLSGQRALDPNRPSGQLSLADWAKPYLADRRRLARLMDPRFEGQYNSRQAFQAAQLTLGCLAGDPRSRPSMKEVVETLERVEAVKSRARGGGSGSGSGRAGAAAHHRSPRVGGGARAASRPAANGHNARPAR, from the exons ATGACCTCCAAGACGAGCGGCAGCATAACCACCAGCCTGAGCACCACGGGGAAGCTCTCCTCCGTGGGCAGCAGCTTCATGGCGTCCGCCAGCAGCCGCAGCACCAGCGGCGGGTTCGACGAGGGGGCCAAGTACTCCGACGGCCAGATCCTCGAGGCGCCCAACCTCCGCACCTTCACATTCGTAGAGCTCAAGACGGCCACCAAGAACTTCCGGCCGGACAGCGTCCTTGGCGAAGGAGGGTTCGGGAGAGTCTACAAAGGGTGGGTGGATGAGAAGACCATGGCGCCGACCAGGAACAGCACCGGCATGGTTGTTGCGGTCAAGAAGCTCAACTCGGAGAGCATGCAGGGGTTTGAGGAATGGCAG TCGGAGATAAATTTTCTAGGAAGGCTCTCCCATCCGAACCTAGTGAAGCTCTTGGGCTACTGTTGGGAGGACAAGGAACTTCTTCTCGTGTACGAATTCATGGCCAAAGGGAGCTTGGAAAACCACCTATTCAGGA GAGGATGTGCCCCCCTGTCCTGGGAGCTGAGGCTGAAGATAGCCATTGGTGCAGCTCGAGGACTCGCGTTCTTGCATGCATCGGAAAAACAAGTAATCTACCGTGATTTCAAGGCGTCTAACATCCTTTTAGACGCG AACTATAACGCAAAGCTCTCTGATTTCGGCCTTGCTAAGCTGGGGCCAACTGGTAGCAACTCGCACATCACAACCAGGGTGATGGGGACATATGGGTATGCAGCTCCAGAGTACGTAGCCACCG GGCATCTGTACGTGAAGAGCGACGTGTACGGTTTCGGCGTGGTGATGCTGGAGATGCTGTCGGGGCAGCGAGCGCTGGACCCGAACCGGCCGAGCGGGCAGCTGAGCCTGGCCGACTGGGCGAAGCCGTACCTGGCGGACCGCCGGAGGCTGGCGCGGCTCATGGACCCGCGGTTCGAGGGCCAGTACAACTCCAggcaggcgttccaggcggcgcagCTGACGCTCGGCTGCCTGGCCGGCGACCCCCGCAGCCGGCCCTCGAtgaaggaggtggtggagacGCTGGAGCGGGTGGAGGCGGTGAAGagccgggcgcgcggcggcgggtccGGGTCCGGGTCTGGCCGCGCCGGTGCCGCGGCGCACCACCGGTCGCCgcgcgtcggtggcggtgcccgTGCCGCGTCCAGGCCCGCCGCCAACGGCCACAACGCCAGGCCCGCGCGATGA
- the LOC103656044 gene encoding peptidyl-prolyl cis-trans isomerase FKBP18, chloroplastic isoform X2 translates to MASSALPSRTLHRRALPSSTPCHPATETFAPGAVSRRRAAVRLLSAGFLTAVAPPPSLAARRGRVVVPPEDYATAPDGLKYYDLVEGKGPTAEKGSTVLVHFDCIYRGITAVSSRESKLLAGNRSIAQPYEFIVGSLPGKERKRDFADNANGLYSAQAAPKPPAAMYTITEGMKVGGKVEESDCPSRAGVWEEGNE, encoded by the exons ATGGCTTCCTCCGCCCTGCCTTCCAGAACCTTGCACCGCCGCGCGCTCCCCTCGTCTACGCCGTGCCACCCTGCGACGGAGACCTTCGCCCCCGGCGCCGTCTCCCGGCGGCGAGCAGCCGTGCGGCTCCTCTCCGCCGGGTTCCTGACCGCcgtcgcgccgccgccgtcgctcgCCGCGAGGAGGGGACGCGTTGTCGTGCCACCGGAGGACTACGCCACTGCAC CCGATGGTCTCAAGTACTACGATCTTGTCGAAGGGAAGGGACCAACTGCTGAGAAGGGCTCAACCGTGCTG GTCCACTTCGACTGCATTTACCGTGGCATCACCGCGGTGTCGAGCCGTGAGTCGAAGCTCCTGGCGGGGAACCGGAGCATCGCCCAG CCTTACGAGTTCATCGTTGGGTCGCTGCCTGGGAAAGAACGCAAGCGGGATTTCGCGGACAACGCCAACGGGCTGTACTCGGCGCAGGCGGCTCCGAAGCCTCCGGCCGCCATGTACACCATAACCGAGGGGATGAAGGTGGGGGGAAAGGTAG AGGAGAGTGATTGTCCCTCCAGAGCTGGGGTATGGGAAGAGGGGAATGAGTGA
- the LOC103656044 gene encoding peptidyl-prolyl cis-trans isomerase FKBP18, chloroplastic isoform X1 — protein sequence MASSALPSRTLHRRALPSSTPCHPATETFAPGAVSRRRAAVRLLSAGFLTAVAPPPSLAARRGRVVVPPEDYATAPDGLKYYDLVEGKGPTAEKGSTVLVHFDCIYRGITAVSSRESKLLAGNRSIAQPYEFIVGSLPGKERKRDFADNANGLYSAQAAPKPPAAMYTITEGMKVGGKRRVIVPPELGYGKRGMSEIPPDAPFELDIELLEAVSPAKE from the exons ATGGCTTCCTCCGCCCTGCCTTCCAGAACCTTGCACCGCCGCGCGCTCCCCTCGTCTACGCCGTGCCACCCTGCGACGGAGACCTTCGCCCCCGGCGCCGTCTCCCGGCGGCGAGCAGCCGTGCGGCTCCTCTCCGCCGGGTTCCTGACCGCcgtcgcgccgccgccgtcgctcgCCGCGAGGAGGGGACGCGTTGTCGTGCCACCGGAGGACTACGCCACTGCAC CCGATGGTCTCAAGTACTACGATCTTGTCGAAGGGAAGGGACCAACTGCTGAGAAGGGCTCAACCGTGCTG GTCCACTTCGACTGCATTTACCGTGGCATCACCGCGGTGTCGAGCCGTGAGTCGAAGCTCCTGGCGGGGAACCGGAGCATCGCCCAG CCTTACGAGTTCATCGTTGGGTCGCTGCCTGGGAAAGAACGCAAGCGGGATTTCGCGGACAACGCCAACGGGCTGTACTCGGCGCAGGCGGCTCCGAAGCCTCCGGCCGCCATGTACACCATAACCGAGGGGATGAAGGTGGGGGGAAAG AGGAGAGTGATTGTCCCTCCAGAGCTGGGGTATGGGAAGAGGGGAATGAGTGAGATACCG CCTGACGCTCCTTTTGAACTGGATATAGAGCTACTGGAAGCCGTTTCTCCTGCCAAAGAATGA
- the LOC100275125 gene encoding Glutamate receptor 3.1 precursor: MRIAFLVLLVLSLFLLPNGIGKSLAARPSVVNIGSILRLNSTTGGVSDVAIRAAVEDINSDPTVLNGTTLHVQTRDTNCDDGFLGMVQALQFMETDVIAIIGPQCSPIAHIISYVANELQVPLMSFASDATLSSIQFPFFVRTMPSDLYQMAAVAAVIDYYQWKIVTAIYVDDDYGRNGIAALDDELTARRCKISFKIGFRSNAKKSDLLNLLVTVSNMESRVIILHTGSEPGLKLLSLANGLNMMGNGYVWIATDWLSAYLDANSSVSAETINGMQGVLTVRPHTPKSKVKSNLVSKWSSLSKKYNHSDLRTSAYGFYVYDSVWTVARALDAFFDDGGRISFTNDSRLRDETGGTLHLEAMSVFDMGNKLLNKIRNVNFTGVSGQVQFNAQFELIHPAYDIISIIGNGMRTIGFWSNYTRLLSTVLPEDLYSKPPNTSLANQQLYDVIWPGETAQRPRGWAFPSNAKELKIGVPNRFSFKDFVSKDNATGSMKGYCIDVFTQALALLPYPVTYRFIPFGNGTENPHYSQLVQMVADNDFDAAIGDIVITMSRTKAVDFTQPFIESGLVILSPIKKHITNSWAFLQPFTLGMWCVTGLSFLVVGVVIWILEHRINNDFRGSPRQQIITIVWFSFSTLFFAHRENTMSTLGRGVLLIWLFVVLIIQSSYTASLTSILTVQQLDTSIRGLDDLKNSDYPIGFQVGSFVEEYMIKELNISQSRLKALGSPEEYAENLKLGPKKGGVMAIVDERPYVELFLSTYCKIAVAGSDFTSGGWGFAFPRDSPLQIDLSTAILTLSENGELQRIHDKWLKTGDCSTDNAEFVDSNQLRLESFMGLFLICGAACVLALLIYLGITIRQYLRHEQPGPAISVDAGSSTSKRSLRKFISFADDKQPPPKKKRAMSLSRSSMPTMPMSNRPGADIDVES; the protein is encoded by the exons ATGAGGATAGCTTTTCTCGTGCTGTTGGTTCTCTCCCTGTTTCTCCTCCCTAATGGGATCGGCAAAAGCTTAGCCGCAAGGCCTTCGGTCGTGAATATTGGGTCGATTCTTCGGTTGAACTCCACCACTGGAGGTGTTTCAGATGTTGCCATCCGTGCAGCAGTGGAGGATATCAACTCAGACCCCACAGTTCTAAATGGAACAACGTTACATGTTCAAACGAGGGATACAAACTGCGACGACGGTTTTCTTGGCATGGTTCAAG CTTTGCAGTTCATGGAGACTGATGTTATTGCGATCATTGGGCCACAATGCTCTCCTATTGCACATATCATTTCGTATGTCGCAAATGAGCTCCAAGTTCCTTTGATGTCCTTTGCATCGGATGCAACTCTGTCATCAATCCAGTTCCCGTTCTTCGTGCGGACTATGCCCAGCGATCTCTACCAAATGGCAGCTGTGGCGGCAGTTATTGATTACTACCAATGGAAGATAGTCACTGCCATATACGTTGATGATGATTATGGCCGAAACGGCATTGCTGCTTTGGATGATGAACTTACTGCAAGACGCTGCAAAATTTCATTCAAGATTGGGTTCCGTTCCAATGCTAAAAAAAGTGATCTTCTGAATCTGTTGGTTACTGTTAGTAATATGGAGTCTCGTGTTATTATTCTCCATACTGGTTCGGAACCTGGACTCAAGCTTCTGTCACTTGCTAATGGACTAAACATGATGGGCAACGGCTATGTATGGATTGCTACTGATTGGCTTTCTGCTTATCTTGATGCTAATTCATCGGTATCTGCTGAAACTATAAATGGCATGCAAGGTGTTCTGACTGTACGTCCACACAcccctaaatcaaaggtgaagagtAATCTGGTGTCCAAGTGGAGCAGCTTAAGCAAGAAATACAACCACAGCGATCTCCGCACCAGTGCTTACGGTTTTTATGTTTATGATAGTGTGTGGACTGTAGCTCGGGCCCTGGATGCCTTCTTTGATGATGGTGGGAGGATTTCCTTTACAAATGACTCAAGGCTGCGTGACGAAACCGGGGGAACTCTTCACCTTGAAGCCATGAGTGTTTTTGACATGGGAAACAAATTACTGAATAAGATTAGAAATGTGAACTTCACTGGGGTGTCTGGCCAAGTGCAATTTAATGCTCAGTTTGAACTCATTCATCCTGCCTATGATATCATAAGCATAATTGGCAACGGCATGCGGACCATTGGTTTTTGGTCAAACTATACAAGATTGCTATCGACCGTCCTTCCTGAAGACCTATATTCGAAGCCTCCTAATACTTCGCTTGCCAACCAACAACTCTATGATGTCATTTGGCCTGGTGAGACTGCACAGAGGCCTCGAGGTTGGGCTTTTCCTTCCAATGCCAAGGAGTTGAAAATTGGTGTCCCTAACAGATTTAGCTTTAAAGACTTTGTTAGCAAAGATAATGCTACTGGGTCAATGAAGGGCTATTGCATCGATGTCTTCACTCAAGCATTGGCATTGCTTCCTTATCCAGTTACATACAGGTTTATACCTTTTGGCAATGGTACTGAAAACCCTCATTATAGCCAACTTGTGCAGATGGTTGCTGACAAT GATTTTGATGCAGCAATAGGGGATATCGTAATTACAATGAGCCGAACTAAAGCTGTTGATTTCACCCAGCCCTTCATTGAGTCAGGCCTGGTTATCTTGTCTCCAATAAAAAAGCATATAACAAATTCTTGGGCATTCTTGCAGCCATTTACATTGGGGATGTGGTGTGTTACAGGGTTGTCTTTTCTTGTTGTGGGTGTGGTTATTTGGATTCTTGAGCATCGAATAAATAATGATTTCCGCGGCTCGCCGCGACAACAAATAATAACTATTGTTTG GTTCAGTTTTTCGACTCTGTTTTTTGCACATA GAGAAAACACAATGAGTACCTTAGGACGTGGTGTTTTGCTCATATGGCTATTTGTTGTATTGATCATTCAATCAAGCTACACTGCAAGTCTTACTTCCATCCTAACCGTGCAACAGCTTGATACATCTATAAGAGGACTTGATGACCTGAAAAATAGTGATTATCCTATTGGTTTCCAAGTTGGTTCTTTTGTCGAAGAATACATGATTAAGGAACTGAACATCTCACAGTCGAGGCTAAAAGCTCTTGGTTCTCCTGAAGAGTATGCTGAAAATCTCAAGCTAGGTCCCAAGAAAGGAGGTGTTATGGCTATTGTTGATGAGCGCCCCTATGTTGAGCTGTTTTTGTCAACTTACTGCAAGATTGCTGTTGCTGGCTCAGATTTCACCAGCGGTGGATGGGGCTTT GCATTTCCAAGGGACTCCCCTCTGCAAATAGACCTGTCCACCGCAATCCTGACACTGTCGGAGAACGGGGAGCTGCAGCGGATCCATGACAAGTGGCTCAAGACAGGCGACTGCTCAACGGACAATGCTGAGTTCGTGGACTCGAACCAGCTCCGCCTCGAGAGCTTCATGGGCCTGTTCCTCATCTGCGGCGCGGCATGCGTCCTCGCCCTGCTCATCTACCTCGGCATCACGATACGCCAGTACCTGAGACACGAACAGCCGGGACCAGCGATCTCCGTGGACGCAGGGTCGTCGACGTCGAAGCGCAGTCTCCGAAAATTCATCTCTTTCGCCGATGACAAGCAGCCGCCACCGAAGAAAAAGCGGGCCATGAGCCTCTCGAGAAGTTCAATGCCAACGATGCCGATGAGTAACCGTCCTGGGGCTGATATTGATGTAGAAAGCTAG
- the LOC100272510 gene encoding signal peptide peptidase 2 isoform X1, with amino-acid sequence MMTHEWAANLALAGLSLAPLVVNVNPNVNVVLTACLTVYVGCYRSVKPTPPSETMSKEHAMRFPLVGSAMLLSLFLLFKFLSKDLVNAVLTAYFFILGIVALSATLLPSIKRFLPKEWNDNLIVWRAPLFHSLSVEFTKSQIVASIPGFFFCLWYASKKHWLANNVLGLAFCIQGIEMLSLGSFKTGAILLGGLFVYDIFWVFFTPVMVSVAKSFDAPIKLLFPTADDARPFSMLGLGDIVIPGIFVALALRFDVSRGIKKRYFNSAFSGYAVGMAVTIIVMNWFQAAQPALLYLVPGVIGFVAVHCLWYGEVKQLLEFDESKAEAEEGGAEGEQDGDGSKASKKVD; translated from the exons ATGATGACACATGAATGGGCTGCCAATTTGGCTCTTGCTG GTCTGAGCTTGGCGCCGCTTGTGGTTAATGTAAACCCAAATGTGAATGTGGTACTGACAGCATGCCTTACTGTCTATGTGGGTTGCTACCGTTCTGTTAAACCAACTCCACCCTCT GAGACCATGTCCAAGGAGCATGCGATGCGGTTCCCCTTAGTTGGAAGTGCTATGCTTTTATCACTGTTTCTTCTATTCAAGTTTCTCTCAAAAGACTTGGTCAACGCTGTGCTCACTGCCTACTTTTTCATTCTAGGCATTGTTGCTCTCTC TGCAACACTGCTTCCTTCTATAAAACGTTTTCTTCCAAAAGAGTGGAATGATAATCTCATTGTCTGGCGTGCTCCACTTTTCCACT CACTCTCGGTGGAGTTCACAAAGTCCCAGATTGTTGCTTCAATACCTGGATTTTTCTTCTGCTTGTGGTATGCGTCAAAGAAGCATTGGCTTGCAAATAATGTTCTGGGATTGGCTTTCTGTATTCAG GGGATTGAGATGCTGTCATTGGGATCATTTAAAACCGGAGCCATTCTCTTG GGTGGACTTTTTGTGTATGACATTTTCTGGGTGTTCTTCACTCCAGTTATGGTCAGTGTGGCTAAATCTTTTGATGCTCCTATAAAG CTTCTGTTTCCTACTGCGGATGATGCACGGCCATTCTCCATGCTTGGCCTTGGTGACATTGTAATACCTG GCATTTTTGTTGCACTTGCCTTGCGCTTTGATGTCTCAAGAGGTATCAAGAAGCGTTACTTCAACAGCGCATTTTCGGGATACGCCGTGGGTATGGCGGTGACCATCATTGTAATGAACTGGTTTCAAGCTGCACAG CCGGCTCTACTGTATCTCGTTCCAGGTGTGATCGGATTCGTCGCCGTACACTGTCTCTGGTACGGAGAAGTGAAACAG CTGCTGGAGTTCGACGAGTCAAAAGCTGAGGCGGAGGAAGGCGGTGCAGAAGGAGAGCAAGATGGTGATGGTTCCAAAGCCAGCAAAAAGGTGGACTAG
- the LOC100191943 gene encoding uncharacterized protein LOC100191943, with the protein MPKKGTKSKKEKVDDVPNEQENKLPDYLELQRTRVVCNADAPIHTQGFQYSGAFAAMGIDNSVSVDKFCKNFKIEINRLTEDYMEFDMIGIDASIANAFRRILISEVPTMAIEKVFMADNNSVIADEVLSHRLGLIPLDADPRLFEYISENDVPNERNTIVYKLHVSCPKNSQRITVKSSELEWLPEGSQLSMSAPAQSGDKQKTFTSFSQSQKEILEKPLGVKYKDITIARLGPGQAIELEAHAVKGTGNVHAKWSPVATAWYRMLPEVVILKEVEGPQAEELVNKCRVNVFDIEDLANGGKRAVVARPRACTLCRECVMGPNEKQVELRRVRDHFIFTIESTGSMPPEVLFTEAVKILEEKCARVISELS; encoded by the exons ATGCCGAAGAAGGGGACTAAATCTAAGAAGGAGAAGGTGGACGATGTGCCCAATGAACAAGAAAATAAGCTTCCAGACTACCTGGAGCTCCAGCGCACACGTGTCGTCTGCAATGCTGATGCCCCCATTCAT ACTCAAGGTTTCCAATACTCGGGTGCATTTGCTGCTATGGGAATTGATAATAGCGTGTCAGTGGATAAATTTTGCAAGAATTTCAAAATTGAAATAAATCGTCTCACTGAAGATTATATGGAGTTCGATATGATTGGTATTGATGCATCAATAGCCAATGCTTTCCGGAGAATCCTCATTTCAGAG GTTCCAACTATGGCAATTGAGAAAGTCTTCATGGCTGACAACAACTCAGTTATAGCAGATGAGGTTCTTTCACATAGACTAGGACTTATTCCACTTGATGCAGATCCAAGACTCTTTGAATATATCTCAG AAAACGATGTCCCAAATGAAAGGAATACTATTGTTTATAAACTGCACGTTTCTTGTCCAAAGAATTCTCAACGAATTACAG TGAAATCTAGTGAACTAGAGTGGTTACCAGAAGGTAGCCAATTAAGCATGTCAGCCCCTGCACAGTCTGGAGACAAACAGAAGACTTTCACTTCCTTCAGTCAAAGCCAAAAGGAGATCTTAGAAAAGCCTCTTGGTGTGAAGTATAAAGATATTACTATTGCCAGGCTTGGGCCAGGACAG GCTATCGAGCTCGAGGCACATGCTGTTAAGGGAACTGGGAACGTTCACGCCAAGTGGTCTCCAGTTGCTACAGCCTGGTACAGAATGCTCCCTGAG GTTGTTATTCTTAAAGAAGTTGAAGGCCCTCAGGCAGAGGAGCTGGTGAATAAGTGCCGGGTTAATGTTTTTGACATCGAAGACCTGGCTAACG GTGGAAAGAGGGCTGTTGTTGCGAGGCCAAGGGCATGCACGCTCTGCAGAGAATGTGTGATGGGACCAAATGAGAAACAAGTGGAGCTACGGCGTGTCAGAGACCATTTCATAT TCACCATCGAGTCCACCGGAAGCATGCCCCCGGAGGTGCTGTTCACAGAAGCCGTGAAGATTTTGGAAGAGAAGTGCGCGAGGGTCATATCTGAGCTATCCTGA